The Magallana gigas chromosome 6, xbMagGiga1.1, whole genome shotgun sequence genome includes the window TTTTCAACTCCCTTTATAAGAATAACTGAACAAGAGAAAAGcggtcaatgtgacagcaaaccgagttttcttttgtgtgactAGTATCCATAATctatttgtcaaccctgaaaTGATGTGcactacctatccagagaaatATGTTACTCTATATACAATactttttgtcaaaattttttccataaattatcagaaatcaaaatcctagcaatatgcacacttctgatatatgtacaattgatatgCGAAAGAAAAACTTCCTGTCATGAAAACTGTAGAAGTTATCTGCATGTATaataggggtaccctatatgaaatatcaatttcctttggaaaacctGCTTTAAAATGATTCATTGCAGAATGAGTTTACATCACCTACCAACACAGATattgtatttttcctgcaatgtttGCTACCTCTATACAGGTACTAGTCTCGAATACCAAAGAAAGCAtcctgtttttaaaatatatttagctACATATACTGTTTTCCATTGTTAATTCACTTTCTTTACAATTAAGGcacctcactacacctagaaTTATACTTTTAAAGACTacatcacaagatggcgatttaaatgttttgttaaactgtttatatcgtttgaTTCAtttgtatatcgtcgtagctcagtgtTTAAAGTATTGGgtttctgaaccgcagatcatgagttcgaatccgcttggagcttttgttcatgttaactgaatcatatttttgaaaatgtaaaaaattttatccaaaattgcacatttttttgcctATTAGACTTGAATACTTCCTATccactagaaaactgaccagtcaggaagggccccgctatgacaattaatatagagaagtgaaaaaaactttgaattccatcatCTTTATATTCactatgatgaaaaataaatgcctggcagaagatgtaaagaactggaatatataggatcttgtgatttgtagttggatatgattttcatccaacaattaaagtgcttttttcttgagccttagtgaggggataaatcacacaagttggataaaagataaaagatttttttttccagaaatgacagaatggggttattatctgattacctgttaaaattaacagcattaaggcaaaaaaaatgaaataaataattaaaaaataagatagtgaaaaaggatattttaatatatatcttgattttagaattcaataaaattatcataaatcattgtgtcagtattttaacaaaaataaaatatgaatattatattttaatccATATTtgaaagaatgtacacaatactacacatcattcaaaattgaccttaacttcaaaacaaagttcatttgcagacacaggcagtgcagtaattaatctcaatgtgacagataaagataaagcttaggattttcttcctgtggaaggttaattaatcccaaaggacaaatattgcacagccttccatgtatacaatggtaacattctcagcagttatctctctttccCAATTCACTCTCAgtagttatctctctttgcccattcattcttatgcatagttaggaatctaccccaccaccccagctccaaaccagaagacatagagaaccaaacttagcatcaaaatatgtatttctgcctactgaactaccataccaaatttgaacttgattgggcaaccataaaaaaagttattagaaaaaaacaggaaatttgtggacggaagagtgacagacagacggacggacagaaggacggacggacagagtgattactatagggcacccgcaaatccttgcggggccctaattatgatatctatcataatcaagtaattttctgctgatttgagaaaatatttcacggtgtagtgagccaccttaattacATAGACATTTTCTGCCTTGGGCAATATCTCTTCATTTGAATAAGCTGAAAACCAGCTGAGTTTTCCATAGTTTATTTGTTAATATTATATCCAAAAGTGAACAATGATAACAATTATTTCTCACCCTCTCAGACCCTTTCATATACATTCTACACATACAGATGTAAATCATTCATACACATTCAATTCAGCACTAAAGTCTTTGTTTACTAGCACAATGAATCATTATGTCAACAAAGTTCtctattataattcattcatacaCATTCAATGCAGCACTTTCTTTACAAGCACACTGAATCCGAATGTCAACAAGTTGCCTCCCTTGGCACTAAATGGCAGAGACAATTACTACCATGTGTACTAGTTTAGAGAAAGTCATAAAGTGGctttctattttctttttcaggtACAAAGATGCACAAGAACAGCGCTTGAACAGAATAGCCGGATATGTAAAACTTGCTGAGTACACCAAAACTCGAGcatttctctttgaattttaaaggaaaattcaaattttccctttctggtaaaaaaaacccTAGCATGTTTATTAAGTATTTTTCCTATGATTTTTCAAAACTCTTCCATAAGCAATAAGATATTCATTTTAGAGTTTTTGATCGCCAGTCCATGAAATCCTCTAAATCTTCATCTTCCACATCTTCATCATCACTCTGTTCTTTAACAATGTCCTCAGAGGTTTTCTTCTGCATTAtttcttccttttttatttctagATCATTGATTTCCTTCCAACGATTTctaaaaagtttgaaagaaaaacagaaAGTTCAAATGAAAAGCTCTCACCTTTTTCATAACTGTTCTCCACAAATATtactaatatttataataaaagtatTGGTATTAGCTAAACAGGTAAACATCAACTTACATTTGGTCAtcaatttcatcaatatttctCTCCACATTAACAATTTCATCTTCTTCCTCCATAATGGCTTCAGAAACCTGATGAACGTAAAGGTTGTTATAATTTACTTATGAAATCAAACTTTGAAACATCACATGGGCAAGTAGGTACCAATACATGAGAAAATGAAGTCTAACTATtgacatgcatgcatatatttcaACATCTTGATTTCCTAAAGTTTGAAATGTAGAGATTAGAGCAATTTAAATTCTGCTGTATGGCTGTTCACTGCATTTAAATGGAAGCTAAATGTGACTACGGTAACTCACATGATTCTCCTCTTTAATTGCTCTCTGAAACATTTCCCATTCTTCATCCAACTTATCCTTGTATTCTACTTGTCGCACCTGTAAGAAGAAATCAGTGAAAATAAATATGTGTATGTAACTATTGCACACTAGAATAGAAtgcttgtttatttcttattctgTGACTTTGAATTCAAATCATTACTTATTCAGAAaaagtactgtaaattcctaattaaacgcgaggaattaatatccgcttAAAATTGCAAGAGACATCtcacggattttaaaatctcgtttTAACTTTTCTGGCAGATGGcaaaaactatgataaaaatctgGTGTTTGCGATTTCATATTCTTGCCATTAGATGCAAAATGGTTACATCGCGGATTAAGTACtcacaaaaaataagaaatcaaCAGCATTCAATTTTCAGAAGTCAcatacaatgtaatttttttttacagattgaTTAATGTGTGAAGAAAATAGTTGCAAACAGTATCCAATTGAACTGCTGACTATTTAAAACTAACTAGACCCCAAgcaaatttattaaataaaaatacataaataatattcacttaaaataactatatttatttatgaattttcatattttagagTAATATAGCATCTTTGATTCAACAACCCTCCAAAAATTACTCACCCATGATATTGTTATCATTATATTAGTAAACTTAtacttaaacacattcaaaCCTTAGCATCAGCCTTAGGATTGTCAAAGAATCCTTCCGGTAAAATGTCAGCCATGGTTTTAGGTTTCTCttctttaatttcttcttttttcactCCAGGGTCAAAGAAATCTACAAGATTAAATcatgttttacaacatacatgATCATAATATTACAAATAGttaaaaactatatattttattgctAAGCATTGAAATGTGTTTAATACCTACAAATATATCTggaaaagggagataactttaCATTATATTCTTATTCAATCGCAACTTATTATGCATTTCAGCAGAGCTCAGAAGATAATGGGTTTTTTCTGAACTCTGTAGGAAAGGCCTGAGAAGTTGCAAATGTTTTTCTAGAGGACAGGAAGCGAATGATACCAAAATTCagagttgttgtttttttggtgTGTGTGGgattttataaagaattttaatgtAGGTCGGCCATGTAGTGTAAATATGAATGTATACAATGAACGATGTACAGTTGAGCTCTGTTATCTCAATccagatgggactgtttaaaaacttcaagatatctgagtattcaacatatcaagggtaaaattaagtggttgggacttacaaatcacttcgacatatcaaATGTATTCAAcatatcagtgtttgagatatcgaagttcaactgtagaATGTATTACAGTTTTAACTTATTTGACTGAGATACAGACCTGCTGGTAAAGCTGGATGTGACAACTGGACTGACTTCAGTGATGAGGCTGCAGATGTTGGAGTTACCTCCCTTCCCTTCCCCTCATCTTCATCCTCCTCCTCCTCATCTGAGGAATATGAACTCAGACCTAGACTGTTCTGTTGTCCACCAGACGACTTGGGTTTATTGtcaaagaagtcagaaggaaggCTGTAAACATGGTACATATTCAACAGGTTAATAATGTGAGGTAAatctgatgatttttaaagagatGCCTCAGAATATATTACTCTGTCATCTGCTTTTGAGATTAAACAgtaaaatctaattaaaattgaatattttgtgatatcttTTGGTGAAATTATCCTTCGTCTTACCTATTTGATTTCTTTGAGGAatttccattttctataaaatgcaaggaaaatatatattaacttATTATGGTAGTAAAATACAGTaactaattttaaaagatgGTTGGACTTGAATATTAAAGTTTCAATAAATGGTTATAtgcataatttaaaacaaattaaaatacaaattcattTGAGgtgtttgattgaaaaaaaattatacaagcCATAACTTCatgactttttattttaactgaCCTGCCTCAACCTTGGTCTTTGGACCATTCAGTTTTGGTGAAAAGTGCTTTAAAATAAAGTACTTAGAGATATATAACTAAAATCTTGACTACACCTCTTTGTGTACATGCACTTTTGTAACAGTATAAAAGTCACCTTTTTGCTTTTTCTGTGGAATTGCGGGTTCAAGAAATTCAGATTTTCTTTTGATGCCAGGATCAGGTGGTTTAGCAGGTCCAGGTTGTGATTTTATTGctaatttcttattttaaaaaaatcaatgaatgaGTCAGTTTGAAAGATATCAAATGTTAGAGCCTATCTGAGAGACAAAGACTGCAATCACAAAATTAaagggtttttatttttaatgatgaaatATACACTAGTGTCTTTTGCTTGTTTTACTGACAGAATGACTGGGAAATCTGTTCAATGAAGCATTACGATTGGAAATAAATTCGAGATGATTATAGAAATAAAAGATATGAAGAGACCTACTTCTTTGTGTTGTCTCCCCTGTATATGAGCATTCCAAAGAATGTTCGATTTGATGACTGTGTTGCAAAGAACGCATACTAATTGATCAAGGGTGTTGTATCTATTGAAAAAGTGTTAAATGTTAGAATAGGCGATATGAATTGTACTTCaatatttatctatatttcTATATCAGGTTTAAGCTGCAAGCtgatctataaaaaaaaaccagggaAGAGTTCAAATCATAAATAGAGTGTCATAAAAGAAATACATTGTCTTTTGGGGCTTTAAAGTTTCTTGCATAAGCAATGAAGTAAAAACCCTGAAGTTTTCAAAACATTCTGTTTCTATTCTACTAGTTGGACCATGGATATTGGCCTGGATAGCTCAGTAGTAGATCTCCTGAACTGATTCCCAGTCCAGCAGCAGCCATATGTTTTCAATAAACAGCAAAActcgtttataacgaatttcaagGGACCATAGAAAAAACTTCGTTATAGCCATATCGCTAAacgtttataacgaattcgtaaaaaatattatagcgaattcgttataaaataattaagggtTTATCCGGCTAACATTTTTCTAAACTATCGTAAGTTATAAAATTAGTATTACCGTCATatacaaaaaatgtcaatattaccatttcatttcaatttttaaaaaaattccgtATACTACTTGAATTTGagtattttatatatgcatcttaaaattgcatgtttcttcaaatgaaatttgaaatggaaaaaatttgttattaaaatgataaaatacgttAAAATTTTGCCAGCGGGGGTCTTAgaattacttcgttatagccgtaaattcgttatagccgtgttcgttatatacatcaattttctaaaggtttatataagaaatttgccgggacatgaataataattcgttatagccgtaaattcgctatatccgaattcgttatattcgagttttgctgtatttaTATGCTCATTCCTTTCCTACCACAGATGATGCCATGGCCTTCTTAGGTCAGGCAATCTAGATAAAAAAGTCTGGTCCATAGGCGCTTCCCAGctaattttgtaaatgacaaacaatgTCTATTTATATGTCTGCCCTCTATACtataaatgttgattttatagtatagagggtAGACCTATATAAATAGATATCGATTGTCATACACAAAATTAGCTGGGGAGCACCCATGGGGTCGAAGATTTTTTGAGGGGGGAGGAATGAAGTGGTTGGGGCTACATGGACTGTGGGTACATTGTCCTGGATAGCTCAGTAGGAGAGCTACCGACTAGAGTGGCAGAGTTTCGATTTCCCGGTCCAGCCATatgttttcaatgtatttatatgctCATTCCTATTTTCCTACTACAGTACtattaatctaaatatttatttggAGTGACGTAAGCATTTCAAGTGtctgtatttattaaaatcatttatagcACGCCTTTGGTCTGAATAAAAAACATGCAAATATTCAACTCATTTAAGTTAAAAGAGCTCAGAACcaaagcatatatatatatatatatcatataacacGTGTTGTAAACATCAACAAGCACAATCCATGCACCGGTGTAACTATTTTACCAATAGTTGCAATTATCATTGTAATTATTATAAAGCATTGCACATACTTAGCAAGGGGGTGTGTCACTTTAGTTTTGTTGTCTTTAGACGCCTGTTTTTCTTTCATGAGACGCTTCAAATCTTCTTTTGATACTGCTTTTTTCATGGTCTTACTTTTGGAcgccattttgaaatttttagagaAAGCTTATTTTCGTACAAATGACTTTTGTTGGTATTCTACACATGAAATCTTATagataaatttaacaaaatattttgatttatgattatttatttgatgatatttcaggtattttattgaaaatgaagaTGTTTTTGAGGTTTTGAATGATATACGGAACTAAACATTTGTTGGTTCTACTTGAGATGGAAAAATTTGGTGGGAAAATGTCAACTGGATGACAGCAGCAAAGCCCGAACAAATAAAGTATGTTTACTTACAGTTAGCTTTATATACAAATTACTTTCATATACTTTGCCTTTTATACGTATGCCTTTTCAATGTCAATCCATGTGTACAGATTGTCACGTGTTCAACACGCACTAATTAcataaaaacttaaaagttataatatgtttacatttcatgttttgttcctattcaaacaatattttatgacATAGCTTTAAATATGCAATCAATAATATGCATTCATATGTCAAACTAatctatgataaaatatatcacTGTTTTTTGTCACAACGGTGATAACTTATACACCAGTATACATTTACCATGCATTCATTGTAAATAGAGGAAATGTTgttattaaattataaatgtaaaaaaaaagataaagaacagcgtaaaaatgcattaaaaacaaatcaacacAGTTTTTCTGTTGAAACAatcacttatatttaatttttgaatgttatcTGCTTGCAATACATTCATGAGAGATTTAAAGTCCTGAATGGTTTGATCGATTGATTCATTTGCAATGTTTAtgataaggttttttttattctttctatCATGTAAGTTATTGGAGTCGATAATGCATCAAACATTTATGAAAGGTTCAGGGTTTTGATAAGATTCATTCtatacttttattttgttgcatttatggcaatatatatatcaacaaaaataaattaattcttttatttgcttgataaaatatgttcgatgatttttatttagattgaAGTAACCCAATTTTTTAAAGGTCTTTCTAACCTTgctttgttaaattattttaatccaCTTTAAGTGGATTAAAATCTTGATCAAATTTGAAGTATGCCCAAAAATAAGTGCAAGTGAATTTAAACCATATagcaatattattattaaatatggatagtaacattaatttcacagacagattaattacatgtatattgatattaGTAATTGATTGTGCatgcaattaaatgaaaaattttcagTTTGGCATTGAAAATTAAAGCATATAATAGtactagaaaaaatatttgtatcaattTAAGTGATGACAGAAGTATtgtagaaaaagaaaagaatattaatatatcaataatcAGACAGGATCTATTTATCTGCTAACTCACTGTGTCTCAGAAAGCCAAACAGATACCATATAACAACTCATTTTCAGAATAGAATAATGAGAAATTGGAGTACATAATAAAATCGGGAAATGTAATGCTGTTTGAAAAATCCTGGTTTGCTATTTCTATAGTCATGAATCTTAGACACTGAAtttgaacgaaaaaaaaaaacgaaaaaaaaattgaaaaatgattgAAGATTAACGGAATGTtgagaataaaaacaaaattgctcTTTTATGTATAAGTTAGTACattacatttttagctcacctgagctgaaagctcaagtgagctattctgatcacattttgtccgtcgtccgtctgtccgtccgtctgtccgtctgtctgtctgtccgtctgtaaacattttgaacttcttctctaaaactgcttatccaatttcaaccaaatttggcacaaagcatccttatgggagggcaaatataaattgcaaaaataaaagtccgatctgtattcaaagcggagaaaaccttgaaactgtagaaaaaggggggtgcatttttaaaaatcttcttctcaagaactaccgaggcaaattcaacgtagtttagcataaattatccttatgggaaggaaaatataaattgcaaaaattaaggggtaattttgtttcaaatctaagttattacgaaaataataataaaggaaaggcgtgtttcaatcagtttaatagcatcgggctcggcatccgataaaatgggtaggcaagacttggcctgggcaaaacaaaagattggcagttattaatctgccaatctcattaaaatttcaggatatttgatggactagtatatttgtattcactgtagatattgctgcaaaataatgcgtatttggaattgacgattgccgatctgccccggcatttattttgccacggcacgggtttgcatacccattttaccaagactcgtattccatacttctaaaacgaggttctttgtttaatgcagccatgacattatacgaaaaagggtcgatctgactatgatgaatttgcttgttgtgcaacagttcgcgtatgaagggaaattttgaaacatgaaaaatatattggtgccgattttgtgaagtaaattgaggctaaatatttcaatgcgttgacagttttcacacatgacgttggtgttagcttgttctgattttcgtttcgttttcattatttatgctttgtaacctggaaactatcgtctgtatttcgtgatttttacgtatcaaatcaaacagagacttcggtaaatcaaacagttacgttaactgtttacctgcacaaattaagcaaaatcggatgtaggggtactgaaatacaattcattctatcggtaattcggcattatcgtttgcgtaatggtagattaatgcaata containing:
- the LOC105346771 gene encoding zinc finger protein 830, translated to MASKSKTMKKAVSKEDLKRLMKEKQASKDNKTKVTHPLAKYNTLDQLVCVLCNTVIKSNILWNAHIQGRQHKEKLAIKSQPGPAKPPDPGIKRKSEFLEPAIPQKKQKENGNSSKKSNSLPSDFFDNKPKSSGGQQNSLGLSSYSSDEEEEDEDEGKGREVTPTSAASSLKSVQLSHPALPADFFDPGVKKEEIKEEKPKTMADILPEGFFDNPKADAKVRQVEYKDKLDEEWEMFQRAIKEENHVSEAIMEEEDEIVNVERNIDEIDDQINRWKEINDLEIKKEEIMQKKTSEDIVKEQSDDEDVEDEDLEDFMDWRSKTLK